The Raphanus sativus cultivar WK10039 chromosome 2, ASM80110v3, whole genome shotgun sequence DNA segment attattctatcttaatgtaaattataaaaaaaatagaaaccaTTAGAAATGGTTTGACTCATTTATACTTAACTTCATCATCGAGTCTCAAGTTATacatctaaaagaatataatttttgCTCGGTACATTGTAAGGGAGAAATGTATTACTAGTCAAATACTAGTACGTATTCCAGGTTTTTGTtccaataaaatatataactatcattgaataaatatgtttttccaGGTAAACGAATCAAATTCACTTCTATTTTGTGTTATTGTAGTATAGGCCTATTGCTCATTTTTTGGGACATGGCATTATTGCTTTTCAACGATTTAGAATACTGTTAATTGTTTAACCCAACCATACTTTGTTGACTAGAGAACatcttaaattatataatttgcaCGCATATTCCCTCATCTATGCTGCTCCTCGATGGTGGTGGTGCCAGACTATATAAATTGAAGTTCTTATCCGACCCCTCATAATTTGGTGTTTTAAACCGAAAAAGGTCTGAATCCACCTGTAAAATGTATCTTTAATGTTTCAAACCATTATAtcatttctcaaaatataataCTCTAAATACATAATGTGCTTGAAGGAGGACGAACATAACTAAGAATTAGTTAAGGCTAAGTAGGTAAGACTGTATATATTGTCAAATCTATATGCAAATGAAATTAAATTGATAGATAGATGAATTTATATGTGTCTGCGTGAGCTAGAAAAATACGTGCATGCCTAGAACTAGAAGCATTTGTGTTTACACATTAAAATCTGCGACGCGTGGTTTTCAGGTTGAATGATCTAGGCATATTATTACTTTAGATGGAAGATATGAAAATAGTATAGTAACCAAAGTAGAAAATCAACTGTCAGAACTGTTAAACAAGAGTAACATAGAAAAGCCTGATATGGAAAGTTAGGTACCTTTGAGAGTTATAGAAACAATAGTTGCAGtttgaaagaaaatattacatCCAGCTcaatatttagaaaaaagatatatattttgaatagcCAATTCTGAAGTCACAGAGACGgataaattgatattttttttataatgattatagGATAGTAGaatgtaataaataaacaagaaaattttaattttttttttaaatagacaaCATGAACTAGAAAGACTGTGTATAGGAGCTTTCCTGGATGGCTGTCCTCTTTTTTTTGTATAAGGAAGCCTTTTTGTTTGGCCTTCGCCACCTCTTTTGATTATGATTGAGTTTTGATCCAGGTTTGTTTTGTTGTAGGTCTCTCTAGTGGTTCCTATCTTGTATATTCCCCCCGTGTGAGGTTAAGTATGAAAAGCTCTCCTAGTATGCATCGGCTATTGTTGTATGTATGATCTATATACTTCTTTGTAGAAACGAAATGTGAACATGTGTGATTAGTAACGATGTTAGCACATGGATAAGACCCCACATGATGCAAGTGAGACCTGAGATCGGAGACGTCCATTTATTTAACCGGTGCAATCGGACGACTCATGACGTAGCGATGCAATCGCACAGTCTGGTTGATCCACACGTGCACGGAAGCAAAGTCACGTGCGGTCAAAATGTCAGAGCAGAAAAAGCTAAGCTGTTATACCACGTCGAGGCTGTCGGAAGCATCGGTACTTGATCCACGTGGAGGTTTCCCCCAATTGATCTTCCTACGCTACGCATAGCTATTAAATACCTCgagtctatttattttttttgtcaacacctCGAgtctatttaatatttattattggtATCATTTTCTCTTAACATTTCTACTAAAATTCTTAGttactttcttttttcattACTTTCTTTTTGCTTTCAGTTTCAGAATAAAACTTTCATTTTGCCTTAATATTTAAAGAGGCACTTGGAAATGATTGATTgcatgtttctttctttttgaaactcgATTGCATGTTTATACCATAATGATTTTATACAAACATGATACGACCCCTCATACAAGATTTATTGTGGGAAGTATATACGATGATGAGTTTGAATCGACTATACTTAAGCGAATCTCCTAAACtgcaatttaaaataatattggcCACTAGTTGCTTAAACTAGTgacatttgttttaaaaaaaaaaaactagtgacGTTCAAGAAAGATTTAGTGCATAATGTATGACCTCCAATGTTTCCTACAAAACCATCATATCAAGTACTGATAGCATCACTAGACTAGAACATTCGTGACAAAAATCATTCATGATATGgtaatatattgtatttaattatatatttgaaaccTAACATGTGACATCCGAATAGACCAAATCTTATATAGTCTTCGGTGGACCTCACATTGCATAATGCATTGCATCTGTTAGTGGTAATTATAGAAGTCCTAGGAATTAATACCCATACAAAATTGAATTCATTTCCATCCCTTTTCCCACATGGCACACACGATTGATTAGATTTTGGATTGAGATCATCTCTGGGCACATacataaatacattaatttatattattatttttcttattaaaagaaGTGAGTTCGGCCAATAGGGGATGAATCAAAAACTTGAGTCTATTAGGCCATCAATAGAACAACTCCAACTATAAGCAactccaaaaataataatattataattattcagTTATGTCTAATTTTTCTAAACCTAATAAAACACTAATTTTCTCTTACATGATGACATGTGTCTTTTGGATATactaagaatttttaaaaatctataaaattagaatttttcatcttctctttcctaattttttatttttttttataaatacttaaaATCCCTCATAATATTCATTGTTGGAGGTTCTTTTAATGgttaaattgttttttcttgagTTTCTCTGAAAATATTAGTAATTCAAAATTAAAGATCCATGAAAGTTGACAAATTTTAAGAAAGTATCGTCCCAGTTTGTCAAAGTATCTTCAGAAAgaaatttatttcttttctcttcttacttttcttattttttgatttatttcatttaaatttaatgttgAGAAACGGTCAAAAAGACTCCACGCTGTGCATGCCCTTAGCTTAAGTGTATGTAACATGAATTATGCATAGTAAATATTTGAtggttgatatatatatatgtgtgtgtgtgtgtggctAAATCAGTGAGTTGTTGAGTAATGTAACTATTTTCAAACAATCCAATGAAGTGATTAGTTCAATAATAAGCTAATAAACGTTCTTTTAAATTGTTGATAAAGTATTAAAAGGAAGTTTGCCGATGATAGTATATTCTCAAGCTATTATGTAGAGCGAGCATAGAAAGAGGAGTGTCAGGCTATTATGGGTATTCTCAAGGAATATGAAAAAGTGTCGGGGCAACAAATAAATTttcagaagtcatcgattcaatTTGGACACAAAATTGACGAGGTGACTCGTCAGAAACTCAGGGACATTTTAGGAATACAAAATTTGGGAGAAATAGGAACATATCTAGGTATACCAGAAAGCCTGAGAGGATCGAAAGTTCAAGTATTTGGGTTTATACAAAAGAAGCTAAATAATAGAATTAATGGttggattttaaattttttactaaaGGAGGAAAAGAGGTAATCATAAAATCAGTGGTAACGGCTCTTCTTAATCACGTTATGTTCTGCTATCGGCTCCCGAAAACAGTGGCTAAAAAGCTTACTAGTACGGTATCACAATTCTGGTGGAGCCCTAGTGGCAATACAAAAGGATTACATTGGAAATCATGAGACAAAGTTTGCATTCATAAAGATGATGGAGGACTAGGATTTAAGGACCTTACAATTGTCAATACGGCTATGCTTAGAAAACAACTCTGGAGACTTATAGAGAAACCAAACTTTCTATTTTCTCGTGTTTTTAAGGGTCGGTACttcaggaatgcttcacccctggaaccgaTTAGATCATACTCGTCATCCTATGGCTGGCAAAGTATAatctctgctagatctctggttagcaaaaaACTAATCAAACGGGTGGGATCATGATCATCCatatcagtatggaatgatccttggctcccaaccaaccgcccgagaccagcaaacaaaaaacaaaatattcttttaccTGACCTTATGGTTAACTCTCTTATCAATGGCTCTTCTAGAACTTGGAACACCCAGGCTTTACAGGAAATAATGGATCCCGAAGATGTGAAGATTGTTGAAAGTATTCCATTAAGTAGGATACAAACAATAGATATGGATGGCTGGCATTTTACAAAGAATGGTAAATATACGGTTAAATTAGGATATCAAGTGGAGAGAGCTTACCCGGATAGGGATAGAAGGGCCATAGAATTTGGTCCAACAGTTGTTGACTTAAAAGCCCATTGTTGGAAGGTACGTTGTCCACCAAAGATGAAGCATTTTCTATGGCAATTATTTTCGGGGTGCCTAGCGGTGAAGAAAAATCTGCAAACTAGAAGACTACGTGGAGACATTTGTTGTGACAGATGTGGTGCACCAGAGGAATCTATTAACCACGTTTTCTTTGAATGTCCACCGACAGTACAAGTATGGGCACTATCAAGGATCCCATCCCAACCAGGGGTTTTCCCGGGACAATCTTTATTTACAAATATGGATCATCTTTTTTGGAGGGTTATGCCACAAATGGAAGATCATCACTTCGCATGGATACTCTGGTACATCTAGAAAAGAAGAAATAACAAAGTTTTTAGTAATTGGGATGTGGATCCCACGGATACTCTGAAGCTGGCTGAGAATGAGTCTCTGCTTTGGCTGGAAGCTCAACAAGCGGCAGCACAGGATATACAATCAGTCGACACAGTATTACCGACTAGACAGGGACGATGGTATTTCAtagatggatcatggaagaCAGAGGAGAATTTCTCAGGACAAGGTTGGTATAGCACCTTGGAAGGCTTTGAAGGATTATTGGGAGCTAGAAATACAAGGGCCAGTCAGTCCCCTTTACATACGGAAGTAGAGGCTCTCATTTgagcaatggaatgtatgaggaatttacgaCAATATCATGTTACATTTGCAACGGATtattctcaattggtgaagatggtttcggaaccagaagaatggccagcATTTGCAAGTTACTTGGAGGACATTAAGAGTCTCAAGAGAAGTTTTCAGAGCTCGGAGATTATTCATATTTCAAGGACGCATAACAAAAAGACGGACAGTCTAGCACGTGGTGTAAGACAACAGTCGTCGTTTACAGTCCATATGGATACAGAGCATCCgatttggtttacagagtctatatgagtctgtatgttattgtcaaaaaaaaaaaaagaagagtatTATAAATAGATAATCCATCTAATTTGTTGATGACTTTTACAAAAGCGGATAATGAAACGAGAAGATCACGGGACAATACTTTTGACTATACacatatttttctcttttctatATAATCCTTGACTACTTGTGTGAGATCTACTACTAATCCATTAGCCCCATCCACCAATTATCATGTTTTTTCAACACTAATTTGAGGAAATCGATTATATAAGTTGAAAGAACTGAATATTGCAATCAttatcagtgtttttaaaatcgGACCGATCCGATATTTAGATCAGGTTCAACTCATGAACCGGGTATATAGCTGGGTTGGGCTTAGTAATCGGTTCGACCATAAACCGATCTCGTAGTCGAATTGAATCTCAAACTTATTAAATcgataaaaactattaaaactatcaaaaatatataaatcatccaTATGAAcataatattagtttatatttataatgttctatatttaaaaattatttatattttaattatatatcatatttactaatattacttttaaatttatatactaaagatatattaaatcaaattattgAATCATGTTTGACGGTTGAACCATATTAAACTGCGACCCAAAATATTTCTGGTTCAGCTTCCAATTCGGTTTTATAAAcattactatatattatataactatCAATCAATAgtatttaatcaattcaaatattattaattaatatttttaaaagtatacacaagtactttaaaatatatagaaaatttatcattttaaaataaaatctagaaaattttacttttaggAATGGAGAGAGAAGGAGGGGGAGTATATCTTAAAATggcaaaaactcaaaataaaaaagGGCAAAATTACTCTGAATctagtattttttattaaggTTTGTGACTCATAAACAGATGAATCCACGATGATTCAGACGATCAAGATGTGCTACTCGGACTTCAAGATATGCTACCAAGAACTGAAAATGTGTTAGCTGATTCATTAGCTATGAATGCTCGTACCTTTCATAGATCGTTATGCtactttggttgttctattccggtttGGTTATCCAGACCACCTCAAACTtaagtaatagaatagccttgatgtcaaaaaaaaacagatgaatCCActcagtgaaaaaaaaaaacagatgaatCCACCACAAAACTCATAAACAGAAGATAACGAAGGTGGGCTCCAGAAAAAGACCCACATGGCAACTCGAAAACTATGTAAACAGATTAACAGAGTACAGTTGTTAGTTAAGAGTGGCCCAATAACCCTCGGCCTCATTTTCATCTTATAGAATTTGagtaaaccaaaacaaacaaagCTAAACATGTGAATGCTTAGAGGGTGGAGTCTTCTGAAGGCAAAGAAAGAAGATCCGTATCTTATTACCACTTGCCAACAACTATCAAAGAGAGATGTCCCTACACACATGCAGTTCACATATATTGTAAACGAAAcgaaacaaaaagagaaaaatccTGAGTGTGCATGCCCCCAAAACGTAACTGCATacattttttatcatataaacacCATTTCCTAACAAACACGCGACAAAGCTAAGACATATATATCAAAGAAGAACATGAATTATCCATGAGttagagaaaagaagaaagatattatccctctctctttctcacccttaatcccaaaaaaaaagaaaaaaaaacttttattgaACAAAAGAAGGCAAGGCAAGGCACATGGCTCAAAGATGTCCACCAGAGAGTTATGAGCCTCTTTTTTAGAATTTTGTCCTTCTTCAAGTTTTGGCCACACAGATGATGACAATGATCATGTTGTTGTCGCTGTCATTGCTCCAGATATGTCTCTGCTGGATCTATTGTATTTCATGTGACTCTTCACAAGTTGTCCAGCTGCTATTGCTGACATTAAAGATAACTCTCCAGCCAAAACTGCTCCCGCCACTATCGTCGCTAGCGTCCTTGAGTTCATCCCCGGAGACTCCGTGCTCGCTCCTTTAACTCCCAGCAGGTTTAAACACGCTGATTGAGACGCAAGCTGTGTTCCTCCTCCCACTGTCCCCACCTGAAATAttccaaaaccaaaatcaaatcttcgcaatattaaaaacaaaaactatattttaattattttgctaagatatattttgattagtttacaaaaaaaaaaaagatatattttgattaatttaccTCAATAGATGGCATAGTGACAGAGACATGAATATCTTTGCCGTCATTAACGGCTTCCATCATTGTGATGCATTGAGAGCTCTCCACGTTTTGAGCTGGATCTTGGCCAGTAGCTATGAATACAGCTGAGACTATGTTGCTGGCGTGTGCGTTGAATCCACCTAGAGAGCCTGCAACAGCAGAGCCCGTCAGGTTCTTGAGCATATTGAGCTCCACCAAGGCAGCCACGCTCGTTTTCAACACCTTGTTCACGATCTCTCCTCTGATCACAGCCTCGCATACCACTGATTTGCCACGTCCCTCGATCCAGTTCACAGCTGCAGGCTTCTTGTCCGAACAGAAGTTACCTGAACAAAAGAAAGATTACTAAGTCTTTCAAGCCTCAAGAGGACAGCATTAAAGGGACTCACCGGAGATTCCGATGACATCCATGTCAGGAAAATCATCAGTGAGAAACTCAAGAACATTCTGAACACCTTTGGATACCATATTCATCCCCATAGCATCACCAGTGCTACAACTAAACCTCACATAAGCATTCTTCCCTGCGAGTGTGCACTTAACACTCTGAAGCCTCGCGAATCTACTTGACCTGCCATCCACAGAACCACTTTTGTCAGTAAATCAAGTTTCAATCTTTAAATCAAATAACTCAATAAACAAGTCTCCATGCAATTGTACAACACACGCGTTTGATGTGAAAGCTTCAATCTGACTCATCACTCCACAAAATCACTTCCTCAGTGGATTTAAAAGTTCTAAACTTCAAATCAAATCACTCAAAAAAACAGTTCAATGCAATTGTATAACACACACATGTTTGACGTAAAAACTTCAATCTAGTCCTATGCATATTAtttcaaaccctaaaacccAATCAGAACTGAAAAACCTGAAATAGaacataatttacaaaaaaaaacaaatggttttatttttttaaaacccGAAAATCAGAACTGTAtaaatgaatataataaaatattaattactttaatttatatatatatataatttataaataaaatatattacaacCCAAATTAcctgaatatttttttggtttttctagAACTGGGGTTTATCGGTTTCTTTTGGCTTTAAACTCGAATTATTTGTAATTTGGTTCCAACTATTTGTAATTCGGTTCCACTTCCGATTTTTCTAAACACTCGGGTTTTATAAGAAATTAGAACCCAATTTGAACCTGACACTACCCGAACCAATCCGATCCAATATAATGTCTAGTTCTAAACGGGAACTAAACACCCGAACCGAAAATCCGAACACTACTTTCAGTCTTTGACTCATCACTCCATGACATCTTgcatacccaaaaaaaaaaagagacgaGATATGGACCTGTTAAAGACAACAGCCAACGTGTCAAAGTTCTCAAGATCCTCCAAGTAAAACTTAAGCTCCGAAGCTCGTCTCGCCGACGCAAACCTCACCACAGGCGCTCTCGTCATACCATCCTTAACCACCGTACTCGTCCCCCCACCAGAGACATACATAGCCTTGCACCCTCTATTAGTACTCGCAACCAAACACCCTTCCGTCGTCGCCATCGGCACAGAGTACTCACACCCATCCAGCAACAAAGGCCCAGCGATCCCCACGGGTATCTGCACGTACCCTACAGGCATCTCGCAGCATTGCCCTAATATGGACTCGTAATCAAACCCTTCCAACGGTAACCCTTCCATCGACCTCCCCGTGATCCTCTGCAGCGCTTCCCGCCGTATCGCCGCCGCTCTCTTGCAGTCTCCGAGGCTGGACTCGAGGGAGTAGGAAGGGATCACTCCGCGGATCACAGATTTTACTATCTCCTCGTCTTCTTCTGGAAGCGTGGGATCCACGACTGAGacaaaatgtaatatatagAAAGATTAGGGAtgtgtttataaataaattttagattagTTATTTAAAGAGTCACGTGACGACACCACACCTCTACGTCCGCCCCTGGGCGGGCACGTGACGACGCGGTGGTCTTCAAACTCGTTATTTGCATCGGCACGTGACACCACCACACCTCTACGTCCGCCCCTGGGAAGGCACGTGACGAGGCGGTGGTCTTCGAACTCGTTATTTGTATCGGCACGTGAGATGAACGACTGGACGAAGTCGATGCCGAAGAAGCCTAGGAGGTAGATGAAGGAGGCGACGAGGGCGAGTAGCGCGCCGAGCTCGGTGATGGTGATGACGTGGAGAGGGGTGCTGTGGCGGATCTTGTCGCGCCAGCGGCGGAGGAGGTAGTAGGCGACGGAGAAGAAGAGAGTGAAGAAGACGGCGTTGGTGAGGTATAGAGGGAGAGGAAGCGCGTCCGAGGCCTTGGTCCGGGGTTGATCGTCGTTGTCGTTGGAGAACCGGTTAG contains these protein-coding regions:
- the LOC108823330 gene encoding 3-hydroxy-3-methylglutaryl-coenzyme A reductase 1, producing MDIRRRPPKPPVNNPNRFSNDNDDQPRTKASDALPLPLYLTNAVFFTLFFSVAYYLLRRWRDKIRHSTPLHVITITELGALLALVASFIYLLGFFGIDFVQSFISRADTNNEFEDHRLVTCLPRGGRRGVVVSRADANNEFEDHRVVTCPPRGGRRVVDPTLPEEDEEIVKSVIRGVIPSYSLESSLGDCKRAAAIRREALQRITGRSMEGLPLEGFDYESILGQCCEMPVGYVQIPVGIAGPLLLDGCEYSVPMATTEGCLVASTNRGCKAMYVSGGGTSTVVKDGMTRAPVVRFASARRASELKFYLEDLENFDTLAVVFNRSSRFARLQSVKCTLAGKNAYVRFSCSTGDAMGMNMVSKGVQNVLEFLTDDFPDMDVIGISGNFCSDKKPAAVNWIEGRGKSVVCEAVIRGEIVNKVLKTSVAALVELNMLKNLTGSAVAGSLGGFNAHASNIVSAVFIATGQDPAQNVESSQCITMMEAVNDGKDIHVSVTMPSIEVGTVGGGTQLASQSACLNLLGVKGASTESPGMNSRTLATIVAGAVLAGELSLMSAIAAGQLVKSHMKYNRSSRDISGAMTATTT